Genomic window (Aethina tumida isolate Nest 87 chromosome 4, icAetTumi1.1, whole genome shotgun sequence):
CTATTAGCTGTGACTTTAACTTCAATTAAACCTTGCTTCAAGGGGGTTATCATGAAAGAGACGGAAGCACCGTTGTTCTTCTTAACACTAATTTTTTTCCTTCTGTACAGCTCGATTtctaaaatactatttatagAACCTTCATTGATAACGGTTAATATCACTTACTCTTGGTGGCGTTCACATCATTGGACACTTCAGCGAACTCAAATTTTTGTTCAGGATTATGAAGGGTGACATCCACATTAATGTCTTGGCCCATGTGGTTGTAAACAACAACGGGAACCGCCAAAATTTCTCCACGCTGTACCGAATGAGGCAAGTCTAAACTCACCACAAATGATTTCGATACCTTCAATTTTTTGGGATTCGTAATTAATCCTAAACCATGTAAGGGGTCCAAAGAGAACCCGGTAATTGTCCAAGTATTCAATGTGTTGGGAATTCTTCTACGAATCGATGTCTTCCCTTCATAACCAGAAGAGAAGTTGTTGAAAAGCCAGGTGTTGGCAATTGCGTGAGTTAGGTACACTTTAGGTTTATTCCAGACTGGTTTTGGAATTCTGCTAAAAGCGTATGGCCCTGCTAGAGGTGGCCTTGTAACTGAATGTACGGGTAGGACGAAACCTCTGTCCGGTTTAATTGTTGACGGGCCATAAAATACTGGTCTCAGGTAAATATCTTCGACTAAAAAAGAACAAGGACATTGCactatgattaaataaataattctagtgGCTTACGAGTCGGACGGTGTCTGTTAACTCTTGTATTGGTTAAGAGATCTGCCCCAGATTCCTAAAATTCAAAGACTGTAATAAATAACGATTTAAATGATCAATCCCCTTACATAAATGGCAGTGTGTGCATTGCTCTCCCCGGGCTTCCACATGAAATGTGTCTTCGCATCTTTGTTGATGAAGGAGTATGGTGTTCCCTTAGCTACGTCATAACGCAGCAATTCCTCGGCGATTTCCTTGTGTGTGAGGTCGTAGCCAGGTTTCAGCAAGCCAACATTTTCATCCACAGCCAACAGACCGATGTAGGAGTTCTGTTGGGCTCTAATGATCATTTCTACGTCCAAATCAGGCTCACTTTCAACCGTGTTGACTTGAATATCAATCTGTAATTggtcacaattaaaaataattgctttgGCATGTTTGTTTGTTACTTACGAAATTTTGGAGCAGCCCATCAATCTCGATGTCCAAAGCGTCAGCTATTAACTCCCCGTCTTGTCTCACGTAGTAAACGATTAAATGTGTGACTGGGACCATGGCATGAGTTGCCGTAAAGTGAAACTTGTATTCTTTGGCGTTGTCTACTTGGAAGGTGTTGGTGATGAGTACATCCCCTCGTCCCATCAACACATAATTGATATACCTCATTGGTTCCGTGCAGTTCACCATTACTTCCACGTCCAGGTTCACGATTGGCCTGTCCGTGTCCAATGTGACTTGTAGGAATGTGTTGCTGAAAGACACGGCTGCAGGAATTGGAGAGATTCGTTCCTTTAAATCTTGATATTCGGCCTAAAATAGTTGATTAGTTAAAAGATTTTTAGATGTTTTTAACTTTACCTCTATCCTAAGGGCCGTTGTGTTTGTCACATTGACAGGAGTGTCATATACTAGTTTGGCTATGccatttttatctaatttcaCTTTATTAGTTTCGTAAACTTCATCCTGCCTGGAATAACCATGTCTGACTGTTATAGTTTGTTGGTCTGCTCTTAGAGCAGTACCGTCATGATTCATTACTTTAACCTGAAACGTATTCAGTTAGAATTTTAcatcaaaaaacattttgtaacattttacgTATGCGGTGTACTTCAGTCCTGGCTTGAAATAGTCGGCACTCTTAATTAGTTCCATTTTATAGTCGTACTTGTGGATGTGCACTTGCATACTGTTATTTTGTCTTCTGCCAGTCAGAGCTTCTTGAATCGTCACGTCTATAACTACAGTTCGTTCGTATTCGTCATTTAAGTTGAGATCTTTGGCAATATCAAACTGCACGGTGGCGGTACCATCGATTGGAATAACTTTCCTGATTGGATTTTGGAAGATTGGCTGGATGACTCCTGAGTAGATTGTGGGGAAGGCTGTAACGGTTGCTTCCCCTCTAACTTTCTTTCCGTAATTGTATctgaaatatcaatttattatttttaagcttatgaagttgttaatttgtttacttggtgTCAATATTGGCCACAATTATGTTCTCCTGGAACGTTATGTGCTTGGGTGCTTTTATGTCAACCACAAACTTGGGCAATATATACTCAGCAACTTCAACGTTCTTGCTGTAAGTTTGCCCGTGGATGGTAACAGAAATGTTCCAGTTCCCCAAAACAGGGCTGTCGCTCAGCTTAACTTCACCGGTGAAGACACCACGGGTGGCCTCCACGTTGGTCCACTCCTTCACCCTGTTCCCCTGCCCGTCCGAGACGTGAATGTGGAGCAGCTCGTTCCTGACCTCGGCGGCCGGCTTGAGATGCGAATTGAGGGCGATGGCTCTGAACAGGATGGTGGTGCCGGGCATGTAAACCGCCCTGTCCGTCTGCACGAACACGGAGTAGCTTTTCTCGACGAATTCCAACGGATAGTCGTCAGTGAATTCGACGCCCCCGGAACCACGCACTTGTAGCGTGTACTCGCCATCCTCCAGGTCGCCCACCTACATCCAAAAAATTTCGATCAATTAAAACATCCAATTAATACTGCGTGCAGGTGTTCGAGAGGTGATCGATTTGTACAAGCTACAACAGCAAGAAAATTGTGGGTTTACCTCAAGTCTGCACACTCGTGAAGTGTACGGTTGGACGACGACTTGGTCCTGGGTCAAGAACGGGGTACCGTTGAAGGACGAACCTTGAAGGACCGCCGTTATTTGGGTGGGTTCAGATGTTGCTTGCACGCTGACGGCGCAGTGGAATTCGCTGTTTGGGCGTATAATCCTGGGACCAAGGACCTGGTAGTAtctgaaaacaatttaatgaacTTAACTAGTggtaaaattgatttagaatttttataccaattataaCTTGAACTAAATTTTCGGTTTTGCCGGAAGTGACATcgactttgttattttcaatggaacactcTGTTTAGTTTTGGATTTTTCAATTCTACACgtaattgtaaacaaaatgGCTATAACGACTGTTGGTACAGGTACagatttgatgattttttgtaCACGCGTTAACCAAGGACTATCCTACAAGGAGCCGTTATTAgtacttccaaattttatacaggatgtTCCAAACACGcctattattatacaaatattgtgCGATGagattatgattattattattttagcaaatatgtaaaaataacgtAACCTTTTCATATGTGTACTGATATAAGTGTgccctttttaaatttttacatattgatggtataactaaaatgtctgtaaaactACCAAATTTGATGCTGAAAACTTCATTATCTGTACACGCATTAACATTAAGGACTATCCTATAAGAAGCCGTTGTTAGTAgtcctaaattttatacaagatGTTACGGATAGTCCCTATGTTTATACCAATATTTTGAGATgagattatgaatattattaaagattttagcaaatatgtaaaaataacgaCGCTCTTATGGGtttgcgtcaccgacatgctcattACTGCGCACGCGCAGTGTGGTGTTCGCCTTAGACACATACAAcccataatatatttgaataataaaccatataaacatgcatataattgttgctcggagtgtcaagaaatgtgaaaaccagattgatgttgttaattttaattcaaacattaagaaatttcaaattttaatactaaaatattcacttctatcggcagtctctataactgccaatttTTTTGTACCAATTTGTCTATACCAATGTTTTGAGATGAGATTATgagtattatattttcatatgtgTACTGATATAAGTGGGCCTTGAtggcacatttttattttcaaaaattttgacatttatggTCTGACTAAACAGTCAGTACACGAGTTAACTAAGAACCATCCTTTAAGGAACCGTTGTTAGTACTCTCATATTATACACGGGGTGTTCCGAACACTTCCTATGTTTATACCAATATTGTGAGATGAGATTATGAATATTGTGGCGCCAAAAGCTTCACTTCGAAGCACAACGGAAGATGGCGTGCATCGTCGACGCAGTAAGCGTCTTGCGTCGCGCGCCACTTGAGCTTAAAGCCACGCCGCGTCCCTTCTTCCCCAAGCTCTCGAAGACGACGGTCGCACCTTTTTTTCTCGCtcacaattttgttgtttggcTCAATAAAGAGTTCATTTTTGAGTTAATCGTGCTTTATTTACTAGTTCGCCCTTTCCCTTTTTCCGCATCGAGGGAAAATCGTgtaaacagtaaaatatttttagagattttaccaaacatgtaaaaataacGTTTCCTTTTCAGATATGTAATGAAATAAGAGTGTCTTGATgacacttttttttaaatattctgacAGATTGTTggtgtaagtaaaatataataataccaCCAAATTGATGCTGAAATTTATTGTACACTCATTAATCAACGACCGtcttataagaaatttttagtaCTCCCAGGGTGTTCCGAACACTCCCTATGTTTATACCAATATTATGAGAtaagattataaatattataaatgattttaccaaacatgtaaaaataacGTTTCCTTGAGGGCATTAATCTTGTATCCGACATTTCCGGTATTTTATCCAGGATAAAATGGGGatgcaaatgataaatttggggataaaactgaaataataataatatataaaagaggataataatttaaaataaataataaaataaataatttgcaaatatttatataatatgcttggaaaattcttaaataacacaaataattaaataaggaaATTGGAAAAACAATAGACAATATCAAATAGGGAACATTACAAATGTTAATTgctatacaataaataaatacgtcTATTTAACATTGTTCAAGATGGTGTCATATGTGAATATAACttcaatgaaaaattgtttcaccttgatattacataaaaaagggACGTTACGTACTGAGAAGCTAAATTAGTACAACTACACAGTTTCAAATCGtcgaaataaaactattaaactcACTCTAAACCTAGTGTTTATGTTGCATTTTTAAACAGAAAACCGCAGTActgaatttgatttttgtttgttggtacaaaaataaattaaaatatatattaattataatctaaaACTGCTTTACTAATTTTcccttaaattactttttcaccTTCATAAAAAAACCTAATTGTGAATTCAACCAATctgacttttttaaattctaaacacATAAACGCTGCTCTGGACAGCAACagattcacatttttttatcataaattctGAAGACGAGGTCAAAAGTGAGTTTGATCCATCCTCAATTTCCAaagttccaattttttttcgtcacataaatttgtttgtagaaATTTGCGGCAGCAAAAAATTGCTTATTATtgtgatgatgatgataattttttgttgtttagttatttaacatttaatatttaaaaacgtaaattctctttttaatatttctatggAGCtgaagtatttaaacatttaaaaccgGCCTTGGAGTATCGAAGCAACTTCAACATTTGCCCAAGTCACATAAAATTTCGATATTAACACACTAAGATTTTTTAACGATGCTAGATATGTAAATGTCGATTGGCTTCGAATATTGATTAAACAGACGGATCTAAACTGACGGAATACGTTGGTTGATCATTGCAAAAGCCCACAAACAATAAGAACCACATTCTGTTTGTTATACATTTACAGCCTTGCCTTACAACCCACATTTGCCCGTTGTACGCAATCGTtcgataatatatttaagttttatgtatttattttagttttttatgtgtttattgTAACACGCTGATGATTTATATTGTTGTTCGCTCCTTCtaatagttttaatgttgaggtaaaaactatttaagcaatttttgGGAAAGTTTCGGTTAtcacataaataaactttcttCATACATCACCTGTTAACCATATGTATATTGATGAGCGCCAaaacgtatttattaaaatttcgggTCCTCTtgggaatttaaattaattgattttaataaattacctaaaaatggccccaaaattaatttcgcaTAACTTTCTACCCGTTTTGTGAATTTTTACCTTCGTTTTCGTTATTGACTGAGCAAACAAGTTGAGTAACGTTTCGAAATTGTAAAGGAAATATCCAAAACGGTTcgataacaaacatttttcaatggaacGGACGCCGTTTATGGTAATGATCGGTAGTCAGACCTCTGAGAATCATTAAGACTCTAGTGACGGAATGTACGACGTTTATTCAAGGTTTCTGCATTGTCAAAGGCAATACCTATTCGGTCAAGGTCGAACTAAGtgagttttatatattaagtgCAATAAACAACGATGACAAATTGTTTACAAGCGGTGACTTCGATGACTGAACAAACAACAAGcccaaaaaaattttatttaattatataaagacCACTCAGATTGTTTTTTGCCCATTTCTGTGAAATAAATTCGCAGTTGAACGATCATCGATGACTTCAAAGATCCGAGAATTGGATCAATGAAAGAGTGCCTCACGCTCAGGACAAAAAACTTTAACTCGTCATCGTGGGTGCGACAACTCAACGTTTGAGTAGAGAGTATGCGAAGATATACTACAGAAATGATCCTGTGAAGTATGATCTTAACTTCATCACCCTGTCGGAGGGCTTAAAAGCTACTTCCGCGCACCAACAGCGGTGACTTTTATGCTTTTTACCTattgtgataaaatttaaataaattatgcgcAACGTTGGCCTCAAGTACCCAGTGTGTAAACGCACCGAATCTACTTTCACATTCGCAAAATGTACTTAAACGAAGCCACAGGTCAATGAGCCAGCCATGATAACAGATAAGCGAGAAAACGATTGGGTGTAAAATGCGTATATCTCgtttaaatatgcaaattcTTTTGTTCGATAGAATAAAAAACGAGAGTTGGTGTCTTGCGGACCCCAAAAACGGTCATGCACAAATAGTAGATACTGGTTCCACTCAACACCCACTCGTATAAGACGTCACTTAACATACCACAGACGTACAGAACATGACATAATGAAACCATTACGTTGTTTGCTATTTTGCACGTGAGTGATTCGAACGCGATGTGAATCATTGAAAAATAggcttttaatttgtatcaattGATTGTTGCTTTTTGTGGCAATTTACTATTCACAATGTTATTTGTGTTCTATTATACAGTTATAGACGTATTCAGTTaagagaaatttaaaagttcaaaacaataaaacacaacaaatgtcaaactaatttaatataaaacatgtcGTAATTCAcacttttgaatttaattaaaccagtTGAACAATGGTGCGAATTTTATCACCATTATTTCCCGCTCCTCGATTCTTATTCGTCGTTCACGTGTATATCcgctaatttaataaacttgttcCATTCGGTGGAAAagtcaacaacaacaacgtgGGTGTTTTTAATCCGGAATTTGAAATCTCCTTTTGATAGTTGATAAATTGATACAATTTCTTTGTGTCGTGACGGTATTAATGAAACCTGCTTGCAAATTAATCTGATATTTGCGGATAAAAACTGTCGCTGcactttctaaataattatttatgagccGACAAAAGCGATcttgttatttaaatgtggCACAATTAAGAGAACTTTCAATTTTCCGATGGCAGAAGTGAATTTACCTGTTCCATGTTATTCAACTAATACCTTGggtaaaaatggtaaaatggTAAATCTCACCCGTGTTGGTGCACTGATGGGACATACATACCCTCCGACAGGGTGATAGAAGTTAAGATCATACTTCACAGGATCATTTCTGTAGTATATCTTCGCATACTCTCTACTCAAACGTAGAGTTGTCGCAACCACGATGACGAGTTGGAGTTTTTTGTCCTGAGCGAGAGGCAGACTTTCATTGATCATTCCACAGATCTTTGAAGTCATCGATGATCGTTCAACTGCGAATTTATTTCTCAGAAATTGGACAAGAAACAATCTGAGtggtattttaaatcaaatgaaCATAAGTATGGACTTGCAGGtgttggatccgttagctccccactaccactggcttgtggagcggtactgagccccaagaccacgacaaggtggatccgTCCTGGGGATAATACTTTATAGGATCATTTCTGTAATACATTTTCGCATACTCTCTACTCAAACGTAGAGTTGTCGTAACCACGATGACGAGTTTGAGTTTTTTGTTCTGAGCGTGAGGCAGACTTTCATTGATCATTCCAGATCTTTGAAAACTGCCGTTGtactttctaaataattatttataaagtgtCATATGCAATCTTGTCATTTAAACGTGACAAAATGAAGAGAACTTTCTTTCAACTTTCAATGAAAATCAATTTGCCTGtaacatgttttttaattgactgcataattttagtaaaaattgataaacctCAACAGTGTTGATGAACTGataatatatcttataaatCCTTCGACAGGGTGATAAAGTTAAGATCATACTTTCACAGTATCATTTCTATAGTACATCTTCGCATACTCTCTACTCAAACGTAGAATTGTTACATTCATAGAATTATTccgaataatcaattttttgatgacaaaattaaatttgcctattttattaactgaaaCTTCAGGTAAAAATGGTAAACCTCACTGGCAAACGTAGAGTTGTCGCAACCACGATGACGAGTTGGAGTTTTTTGTCCTGAGCGTGAGGCAGACTTTTTTCATTGATCATTCCATATCTTTGAAGTCATCGATGATCGTTCATCTGCGAATTTATTTCTCAGAAATTGGACAAGAAACAATCTGAGtggtattttaaatcaaatgaaCATaagtatgatttttaaatggcCAAGCTTTACTTTCGGTCATCCAAATTTGTAAACTAACGCAACAGGTGTTTTCTCTTTAATGTAGTTTTCGATAATTGATCATCACCGGACGAGACTCCATTTACGGAAAGTGAAAACTCGAGATCATCGCAACAATCTTCCATCTTACCATAACACCGTcgataatcataattaatttgattgtgcaagaaattgtttacatattttacggTTTTTTACAACTGTACCATTATATTCCAACGATAATTAACggtgaaacaacaacaatccTTCACCGACCGGCGAAAGTAACGTGTTAAATAAAGCAATTGTTCGCAAAAAAAAACACGCACACACAGGAAACTTCATAACACAGTGTTTGAGATAAGTGCCGGTTTATGTACAAACATGTTGggcaatgaatatttatgtgcGGCCGCAgtttttttacagaaaattgCGAATAAATCGACTTTCGAAGCGTGTTCCTATCGGGTCCGGAGGAAACATAAATCAATCTCCGTTTTGATTAACTCACACGGTGCCGACCAGTTTCCACCACACGGAGaccctaattaattttaagtccgCACAATTGTTGGTTTATCGacgatattaataattattgtgtgtTGTAATTGGTAATTGGGTTAGCGTATTTGAATATCTGGTTGTAACGGTTCTTAAGCACCTTGTGCGAAATATTAAGTGTCTTGCACGGAGATATTTGAGCTGATTAGTTACAGTTTCTATGTAAACCGTAACAAAGATCGGGAATCGGAGGTCGTTGAGCTTGTTTATccattaaatgattttttgttttgtcacTTTTTCAGGTCCACGTTGATAAAAATGCAGAATTAGTGTTTTAATGTCAAACCTGGGAAGTCGCACAGACGACCGGTGTTATTTATAGCGCCAGGTGATGTCAGAACGAAATTCTGCAAAAAAAGATGCCGCATCTCTACGATCTGACCCAGCACAAGGTCAAAAACAAGAATTAATCTAAGATTCCAGTAGTCCTATAAGTCACCGCCTaacttactaattaattacatttttacacgcaggatgaacaaaattaaaattaaataccatAATTTGGCACATTAAGTTTCAATTTAGTTGGGGCAAGGTCTGAATGTATTTGTGCAAGTATCTAATTAGCAAAACTTAACCAGAACTCGTTTATAAAAAGCCAAACTTAATTTTGTGCAAATGTCAAAGAAATAAACGCATTGAATGTGCCGCATGAGTCAGACTCCGTTTATGCTGCAGTTTATCCTTGGTTGAAGATTTCCTTCCTTTATAACTTCTCCAAACATTATTAACaatcacaatttaataatcttaattgtGTGAACGTACTTGTAcagcacaatataaattcaaattaaatttattaacttaattataaattcttacCCCTGACAGTTGACGGAGGCGACCAGAAGGGCGAAAACTGCGAAAACCTCCCCCGAAATCATTTTCTCGCCACAACACATCACCACCCCCCCAAGTCGTAAACCAATAATTGATGACACAAACCGATAAATTTGTAGGCACTAAACCAGATTCGTCGATCGAAATTCGAAAATTTTCGTGGTACTCGCAGGAATCGCGACGTCGATGCGCAGCTGTGGACGCCGGAAAGTACCGCACTCCCGTCCACCTAACCGTGCACTGCACTTGACTGTTGAATCACAAGTTGTGATTCACAACACCGTCTCCCTACCTTGTTCCTCCTGCTACACCGTGCGGTAttaccttattttttattttcggaATTAATTCGCGTGTGTTGTCTATTGGCTCATGCCGTAATTGTTGCTCTGTGGACGCGGTTTGATTGTGGTACCGTACTTATTTgggaataataaaacaaaataattgtttcatgttgagatttatttaaaaaaaatttaataggtttTGATATAGGCCTTTTTTAACAAAGTATTTCCTTGTTTTAAAagagcaattaaaataattttgaagaaaagaagtatatttttttaaaattatacatatttacatatatgtgaattattttagcaatttttttgttgtattatacaatattatttttttattcta
Coding sequences:
- the LOC109602011 gene encoding CD109 antigen-like gives rise to the protein MCCGEKMISGEVFAVFALLVASVNCQGYYQVLGPRIIRPNSEFHCAVSVQATSEPTQITAVLQGSSFNGTPFLTQDQVVVQPYTSRVCRLEVGDLEDGEYTLQVRGSGGVEFTDDYPLEFVEKSYSVFVQTDRAVYMPGTTILFRAIALNSHLKPAAEVRNELLHIHVSDGQGNRVKEWTNVEATRGVFTGEVKLSDSPVLGNWNISVTIHGQTYSKNVEVAEYILPKFVVDIKAPKHITFQENIIVANIDTKYNYGKKVRGEATVTAFPTIYSGVIQPIFQNPIRKVIPIDGTATVQFDIAKDLNLNDEYERTVVIDVTIQEALTGRRQNNSMQVHIHKYDYKMELIKSADYFKPGLKYTAYVKVMNHDGTALRADQQTITVRHGYSRQDEVYETNKVKLDKNGIAKLVYDTPVNVTNTTALRIEAEYQDLKERISPIPAAVSFSNTFLQVTLDTDRPIVNLDVEVMVNCTEPMRYINYVLMGRGDVLITNTFQVDNAKEYKFHFTATHAMVPVTHLIVYYVRQDGELIADALDIEIDGLLQNFIDIQVNTVESEPDLDVEMIIRAQQNSYIGLLAVDENVGLLKPGYDLTHKEIAEELLRYDVAKGTPYSFINKDAKTHFMWKPGESNAHTAIYESGADLLTNTRVNRHRPTLEDIYLRPVFYGPSTIKPDRGFVLPVHSVTRPPLAGPYAFSRIPKPVWNKPKVYLTHAIANTWLFNNFSSGYEGKTSIRRRIPNTLNTWTITGFSLDPLHGLGLITNPKKLKVSKSFVVSLDLPHSVQRGEILAVPVVVYNHMGQDINVDVTLHNPEQKFEFAEVSNDVNATKKIELYRRKKISVKKNNGASVSFMITPLKQGLIEVKVTANSPRNQDVAMKNLLVTTEGEPEYYTKTLLVDLRQSGDFKKNITIDIPKNVVEGSEDIKVSAVADLLGPTLVNLEQMIRLPTGCGEQSLAQFMPNLIVLQYLKSTRQLTPTIQDEAISILETTYQKQLSFKRSDGSFSPFGSRDDASNVWLTAYTALAFKQAKPFIFVDQRIIDRALDWLMDIQGKNGSFVETGAVIYSQMESRNGNSLALTAFVTIAFIENQVGSSGKYTNTINKGLDYIARNIDEGESTYTIALCSYALQLAKHTSKQSAFNLLDARSKSKDGKKWWAIDTPINETKNPWTKLPRSVDIETTAYALLTFIEANLLDDATPVLNWLLDQQNSMGGFASSHDTVVGLQALYKLVTKLSINTNMQIDFTYKKQESNKFNINRQSAMILQTMPIRKEARVINVTASGSGLGIFRVSYKYNMNVTGPWPMFTLDPQVDKNSNRHHLQVSICTAFVSKNLSESAESNMAVMEVTLPSGFTADIDALPSLEVSQNVQKVETKDDLTKIILYFNNITRLEYCPTVSAFRTHKVAKQKPVPVVVYDYYDSSRRARVFYRGPRSTLCDICEGEDCGDICIKELEAGPLVDGELRGRDGGGSSAISATSWLVIVTILAYVCR